The following coding sequences are from one Streptomyces sp. NBC_01294 window:
- a CDS encoding AfsR/SARP family transcriptional regulator, with product MRAHRGATALKIGSPQQQAMLAVLLLRPGHSASATDLIAALWGEEPPGAAMTTVRTYAWRWRKVLDAEGKSEEGCAAGAERPASSVLVSMGDGYRLVLPKLAVDAAEAEALAAEAERTARTDPLCARDLLNRALELWQGEPLAGVPGPFAERHRQRLEELRLTLLEERIGLDLTLGRHSRCIPELTALTTEHPLHEQAYGLLMRALYQAGRQADALAVYRGVRQLFLAELGVPPGAELEQLHRRILEGDPALAAPEPSPAAVTVTGAGARPGARTGPGAGAEHGAGAEAGTSEEFERQAEPAPVGSGVDDSEGSAGSRAAAPGRREDRDGREAAVRPAAAPPRPAQLPPDAADFTGRTALVRVLGEVLGAPSAQALVIATVVGMGGVGKTALALHVAHRVRDTYPDGQLYADLRGSDPVPADPEAVLSSFLVALGVPGDAVPDGLDARSALFRSVVDGRRLLLVLDNAKDAAQIRPLLPGAVGCAVLTTGRTRPAGLPATVQVDLDVFQPSEALDLLGRTIGAERLTAEREAALELVVACGYLPLAVRIVAARLAARPGWTVQTLSRRLQVERRRIDELRIGDLAVAAAFELSYRQLTPDQARAFRLVASVDGPDIGLSAAAALLDLDEYDAEDLLEALVDVAMVESPFPGRYRYHDLLRAFARRRPVEGADAGGPTSAAGGAAESGEALAARDRLLDHLLATACTAFQHAVPGDPAAGALGPARSPGVALSGWDAAREWTAAERAGAVALAAQVAADAGAGTAGGTAGGTGDGTAGRAAGSTAGGAVLPDGVQGTALRAAIDLLIALTPFVLTPPSRQLATTADALAEAAVRHGDVRAAGRAHFLRGNVALAATRLDAAEAAARQAVDAARTAGDTVILRQALNDLGLICQFLSRFDEAVDHYDQALLLANALGHRSGALVTTVNAALARVRSGRAEEAVEICHEVLVELRTRQDDPGRAYTLYVLGLALHGLGRHEEAVTWFRECLAVATGAGLRDRAAHARYRMADSLRSLGRADEALDHAGQALVLCEELGAERDQAQALLVLGRSLADLGRGAEAGARLRQAYEIFCRLGLPEAAEVAVLLEEPALALVDP from the coding sequence ATGCGGGCTCACCGGGGCGCTACCGCGCTCAAGATCGGTAGCCCACAGCAGCAGGCGATGCTGGCCGTCCTCCTGCTCCGGCCGGGGCATTCGGCGAGCGCCACCGATCTCATCGCCGCGCTGTGGGGCGAGGAACCTCCGGGCGCGGCGATGACCACGGTCCGTACCTACGCGTGGCGATGGCGCAAGGTGCTGGACGCGGAGGGGAAGAGCGAAGAAGGGTGCGCCGCCGGGGCCGAACGGCCCGCGTCGAGCGTGCTGGTGTCGATGGGGGACGGCTACCGGCTGGTCCTGCCGAAGCTCGCCGTGGACGCGGCGGAGGCCGAGGCGCTGGCCGCCGAGGCGGAGCGCACCGCGCGCACCGATCCGCTGTGCGCCCGCGACCTGCTCAACCGGGCGTTGGAGCTGTGGCAGGGCGAGCCGCTGGCCGGCGTACCCGGTCCGTTCGCGGAGCGGCACCGGCAGCGGCTGGAGGAACTGCGGCTGACCCTGCTGGAGGAACGGATCGGGCTGGACCTGACGCTCGGCCGCCACTCGCGCTGCATCCCCGAGCTGACCGCGCTCACCACCGAGCACCCGCTGCACGAGCAGGCGTACGGGCTGCTGATGCGGGCGCTGTACCAGGCCGGGCGGCAGGCGGACGCGCTGGCGGTGTACCGCGGGGTGCGGCAGTTGTTCCTCGCGGAGCTGGGCGTCCCGCCCGGGGCGGAGCTGGAGCAGCTGCACCGCAGGATCCTGGAGGGCGATCCGGCGCTGGCCGCTCCGGAACCGAGCCCGGCGGCGGTGACGGTGACGGGGGCCGGCGCAAGGCCTGGAGCCCGCACAGGGCCTGGAGCCGGGGCAGAGCACGGGGCAGGAGCGGAGGCGGGGACTTCCGAGGAGTTCGAGAGACAGGCGGAGCCGGCCCCGGTCGGCTCCGGCGTCGACGACTCCGAGGGCAGCGCCGGTTCCCGGGCGGCCGCACCGGGCCGGCGGGAGGACAGAGACGGGCGGGAAGCCGCCGTCCGACCGGCCGCCGCACCGCCGCGGCCGGCCCAACTCCCACCCGACGCCGCCGACTTCACCGGCCGTACGGCGCTGGTCCGGGTGCTCGGCGAGGTGCTCGGCGCGCCCTCGGCACAGGCACTCGTGATCGCCACCGTGGTCGGAATGGGCGGCGTCGGCAAGACGGCGCTGGCACTGCACGTGGCGCACCGCGTCCGGGACACCTACCCGGACGGCCAGCTGTACGCGGACCTGCGCGGCTCCGACCCGGTGCCGGCCGATCCGGAGGCGGTGCTCAGCAGCTTCCTGGTGGCGCTCGGGGTGCCCGGCGACGCGGTGCCGGACGGGCTGGACGCGCGCTCGGCGCTGTTCCGGTCCGTGGTGGACGGGCGGCGGCTGCTGCTGGTGCTCGACAACGCCAAGGACGCGGCGCAGATCCGGCCGCTGCTGCCCGGGGCGGTCGGCTGCGCGGTCCTCACCACCGGGCGCACCCGGCCGGCCGGGCTGCCGGCCACCGTCCAGGTCGACCTGGACGTGTTCCAGCCGTCCGAGGCGCTGGACCTGCTCGGCCGCACGATCGGCGCGGAGCGGCTGACCGCCGAACGGGAGGCGGCGCTGGAGCTGGTGGTGGCCTGCGGGTACCTGCCGCTGGCGGTCCGGATCGTGGCGGCCCGCCTCGCGGCCCGGCCTGGCTGGACGGTGCAGACGCTCAGCCGCCGGCTCCAGGTGGAGCGGCGGCGGATCGACGAGCTGCGGATCGGCGACCTCGCGGTGGCGGCGGCCTTCGAACTGAGCTATCGCCAGCTGACCCCCGATCAGGCCCGGGCGTTCCGGCTGGTCGCCTCGGTGGACGGGCCGGACATCGGCCTGTCGGCGGCCGCGGCCCTGCTCGACCTCGACGAGTACGACGCCGAGGACCTGCTGGAGGCGCTGGTGGACGTGGCGATGGTGGAGTCGCCGTTCCCGGGGCGCTACCGGTACCACGACCTGCTGCGGGCGTTCGCCCGGCGGCGTCCGGTGGAGGGGGCCGACGCGGGAGGCCCCACTTCGGCGGCCGGTGGCGCGGCGGAGAGCGGGGAGGCGCTGGCGGCCCGGGACCGGCTGCTGGACCACCTGCTGGCCACGGCCTGCACCGCCTTCCAGCACGCGGTGCCGGGCGACCCGGCGGCGGGCGCGCTGGGTCCGGCCCGCTCCCCCGGTGTGGCGCTGTCGGGATGGGACGCGGCCCGGGAGTGGACGGCGGCGGAGCGTGCTGGCGCGGTGGCGCTGGCGGCCCAGGTCGCCGCGGACGCGGGAGCGGGCACGGCGGGCGGTACGGCGGGCGGCACCGGAGACGGTACCGCGGGCCGTGCGGCAGGCAGTACGGCGGGCGGCGCGGTGCTGCCGGACGGCGTGCAGGGGACCGCGCTGCGGGCCGCGATCGATCTGCTGATCGCGCTCACCCCCTTCGTCCTCACCCCGCCGAGCCGTCAACTCGCCACCACCGCCGACGCGCTGGCCGAGGCGGCGGTGCGGCACGGCGACGTCCGGGCCGCCGGACGTGCGCACTTCCTGCGCGGGAACGTCGCCCTGGCGGCGACCCGGCTGGACGCGGCCGAGGCCGCGGCCCGGCAGGCGGTGGACGCGGCGCGAACCGCCGGCGACACGGTGATCCTGCGCCAGGCGCTCAACGACCTGGGCCTGATCTGCCAGTTCCTCAGCCGCTTCGACGAGGCGGTGGACCACTACGACCAGGCCCTGCTGCTGGCCAACGCGCTGGGGCACCGCTCCGGCGCCTTGGTGACCACCGTGAACGCCGCGCTGGCACGGGTGCGCAGCGGGCGGGCGGAGGAGGCGGTGGAGATCTGTCACGAGGTGCTCGTCGAGCTGCGGACCCGGCAGGACGACCCCGGGCGTGCGTACACCTTGTACGTACTGGGCCTGGCGCTGCACGGGCTCGGGCGGCACGAGGAGGCGGTGACCTGGTTCCGGGAGTGTCTGGCGGTGGCGACGGGAGCCGGTCTGCGGGACCGGGCCGCGCACGCGCGCTACCGGATGGCGGACAGTCTGCGCTCGCTCGGCCGGGCCGACGAGGCGCTCGACCACGCCGGGCAGGCGCTGGTGCTCTGCGAGGAGCTGGGGGCCGAGCGGGACCAGGCGCAGGCGCTGCTGGTGCTGGGCCGCTCGCTGGCGGACCTCGGGCGCGGGGCCGAGGCGGGGGCGCGGTTGCGGCAGGCGTACGAGATCTTCTGCCGCCTGGGGCTTCCGGAGGCTGCCGAGGTGGCCGTCCTGCTGGAGGAGCCGGCGTTGGCGCTGGTCGATCCCTGA
- the ddaH gene encoding dimethylargininase codes for MTRTARRRRFLMCRPTHFEVSYAINPWMDPAKPVDTGLAVAQWERLYALYVELGHRVDLIDPIPGLPDMVYAANGATVVDGRVLGARFRNAERAAEGPAYLEWFRANGFATHDPVHVNEGEGDLLLTGSHLLAGRGFRSVSEGHAEAQEFLGRPVIGLDLVDPRFYHLDTALGVLDADQVVYYPGAFSAGSRAVLRRLFPDAVLVEEEDAEVFGLNLMSDGLNVVLPEAATGVAARLRERGFRPVGVDLSELFKGGGSVKCCTLEIREAAA; via the coding sequence ATGACCCGCACCGCCCGCCGGCGCCGCTTCCTGATGTGCCGTCCGACCCACTTCGAGGTCAGCTACGCGATCAACCCCTGGATGGACCCGGCCAAGCCGGTCGACACCGGCCTCGCCGTCGCCCAGTGGGAGCGGCTGTACGCCCTGTACGTCGAACTCGGCCACCGCGTCGACCTGATCGACCCGATCCCCGGCCTGCCCGACATGGTCTACGCGGCCAACGGCGCCACCGTCGTCGACGGCAGGGTGCTCGGCGCCCGGTTCCGCAACGCCGAGCGCGCCGCCGAAGGCCCCGCCTACCTGGAGTGGTTCCGGGCCAACGGCTTCGCCACCCACGACCCGGTCCACGTCAACGAGGGCGAGGGCGACCTGCTGCTGACAGGCAGTCACCTGCTCGCCGGGCGCGGCTTCCGCAGCGTGAGCGAGGGTCACGCGGAGGCGCAGGAGTTCCTCGGCCGCCCGGTGATCGGGCTCGACCTCGTCGACCCGCGCTTCTACCACCTCGACACCGCGCTCGGCGTGCTCGACGCCGACCAGGTCGTGTACTACCCCGGCGCGTTCTCGGCGGGCAGCCGGGCGGTGCTGCGGCGGCTCTTCCCGGACGCGGTGCTGGTCGAGGAGGAGGACGCTGAAGTGTTCGGCCTCAACCTGATGAGCGACGGCCTGAACGTGGTGCTGCCGGAGGCGGCGACCGGGGTGGCGGCCCGGCTGCGCGAGCGCGGCTTCCGGCCGGTCGGGGTGGACCTCTCCGAGCTGTTCAAGGGCGGCGGCAGCGTGAAGTGCTGCACTTTGGAGATCCGCGAGGCGGCGGCCTGA